The genomic region CGCCGTCTCGCCGCCCGAGGCGGTGATCTTCCGCGGCACGCACCTCCTCTTCGCGATGGTGCTCGTGTTCCTCACCATTCCGCTGCGGAGGGGGCGAGGCGGCACCAACCCTGGGCTTGAGGATTGGCTTCTCCTCGCTCTTTCCGCGGCCCCGGTGCTCTACCTGTTCGCGACCTACGACGAGCTCGTCAACCGGATCGCGATGATCGACGACCCCACACCGATGCAACAGGTGATGGGATGGCTCTGCGTGGCCACCGTGCTCGAGGCGACGCGCCGGTCGATCGGCTGGGCGCTGCCCGCGACCGCGCTCGCCTTCCTCGCCTATGCGCTGTTCTTCACGAGCGTCACACCGCTCGTCATCATCGACCAGCTCTACCTCACGACCGACGGCATCTTCGGCTCGACGCTCGGTGTGTCGGCAGGCTTCGTCGTCATCTTCGTGCTGTTTGGCTCGTTCATGGAACGGTCGGGCACCGGAAAGCTGTTCATGGACTTCGCGCTCGCGCTCACCGGCCGCTCCGCGGGGGGCCCTGGCAAGGTGGCGGTTCTGTCCTCGAGCCTGTTCGGCACCGTCTCCGGCTCCGCGGTCGCGAACGTGATGGTCACGGGCCAGGTGACGATCCCCCTGATGCTGCGCACCGGCTTCCGCCCGCCCTTCGCCGCGGGTGTGGAGGCCGTCGCCTCGACGGGGGGGCAGATCATGCCGCCAATCATGGGGGCTGCCGCCTTCGTGATGGCCGAGTACATGGGGGTGGCGTATCTGCAGGTGGTGCAGTGGGCGGCGCTGCCCGCGCTTCTCTACTACGCCGCCACTTTCGCCGCGGTGCATTTCGAGGCGCGGCGCACGCGGCTTGCCGGGCTCGCCGACGCCGAGGTGCCGCGGCTCGGGCCAACGCTTGCCGCCAACGGGCATCTGGTCATCCCGATCCTCCTCATCCTCGGCGGGCTGTTCGGCGGCTACTCCGCGCCTCTCTCGGCTCTGGTCGGCACGCTCGCCTGCTTCCCCGTTGCGCTGTTGCGCCGCTCCTCGCGGGGCAACGTCACCCCCGCCGCGGTGTGGGAGGCGCTGCTCGACGGGGCGAAGGGGGCCCTCGGTGTGGCGATGGCCTGCGCCTGTGCGGGCGTCGTGATCGGCATCATCGCGCTCACAGGGCTTGGCATCATCTTCACCCAGGTGGTCGTCAACATCGCCAACAACAGCCTCCTGTTCGCGCTGCTGATGACGATGGTCGCGGGCATCATCCTCGGCAT from Elioraea tepida harbors:
- a CDS encoding TRAP transporter permease, encoding MTYIRGVGWLAGVIAAAMALFHMWAIAVSPPEAVIFRGTHLLFAMVLVFLTIPLRRGRGGTNPGLEDWLLLALSAAPVLYLFATYDELVNRIAMIDDPTPMQQVMGWLCVATVLEATRRSIGWALPATALAFLAYALFFTSVTPLVIIDQLYLTTDGIFGSTLGVSAGFVVIFVLFGSFMERSGTGKLFMDFALALTGRSAGGPGKVAVLSSSLFGTVSGSAVANVMVTGQVTIPLMLRTGFRPPFAAGVEAVASTGGQIMPPIMGAAAFVMAEYMGVAYLQVVQWAALPALLYYAATFAAVHFEARRTRLAGLADAEVPRLGPTLAANGHLVIPILLILGGLFGGYSAPLSALVGTLACFPVALLRRSSRGNVTPAAVWEALLDGAKGALGVAMACACAGVVIGIIALTGLGIIFTQVVVNIANNSLLFALLMTMVAGIILGMGMPTTPAYIVMVSLLVPALIKLGVVAPAAHMFAFYFAILSAITPPVALAVFAAAGLAKSELWSSGWAAVKIGAAGFIVPFMFVYEPALLMIGGWQQVLHASLTAGCGCLLLAAGLHGYLFGPANGWQRAALVGAAVTLIQPGLLTDVIGAALAAAVIVAQVATRRRAAAIGGG